One stretch of Ictalurus punctatus breed USDA103 chromosome 5, Coco_2.0, whole genome shotgun sequence DNA includes these proteins:
- the atp2b3a gene encoding plasma membrane calcium-transporting ATPase 3a isoform X4 — translation MGESVNSTVAFHPKKQRTDSGGHEGDFGVSLEELRNLMEVRGAEALQKIQENYRDTEGLCHRLKTSPTDGLWDVPADLERRRQVFGQNFIPPKKPKTFLQLVWEALQDVTLIILEIAAIISLGLSFYRPPDGDSEACVSVLGGVEDEGEAEAGWIEGAAILLSVLCVVVVTAFNDWSKEKQFRGLQSRIEQEQRFSVVRNGVVVQIPVAEMVVGDVAQVKYGDLLPADGVLIQGNDLKIDESSLTGESDHVRKAVDRDPMLLSGTHVMEGSGRMLVTAVGINSQTGIIFTLLGAGEVEEEKREVKKGNKQDDAVAMEMQPLKSAEGGEMEEKERKKASVTKKEKSVLQGKLTKLAVQIGKAGLVMSAITVIILMLYFVIKTFVVQGRSWLPECTPIYVQYFVKFFIIGVTVLVVAVPEGLPLAVTISLAYSVKKMMKDNNLVRHLDACETMGNATAICSDKTGTLTTNRMTAVQIYVGDQHLTEIPEPHHVNTHTLELLASAISINSAYTSKITAAEKEGGLPKQVGNKTECALLGLVLDLKRDYESIREQVPEENLYKVYTFNSVRKSMSTVIQLPNGHFRIYSKGASEILLKKCSAILSQGGSVRPFGPRDRDEMVKKVIEPMACDGLRTICVAYRDLPNDPLPEWDDEAEIINNLICIAVVGIEDPVRPEVPDAIRKCQRAGITVRMVTGDNINTARAIAAKCSIINVGDDFLCMEGKEFNRRIRNEKGEVEQERIDKIWPKLRVLARSSPTDKHTLVKGIIDSTIGEQRQVVAVTGDGTNDGPALKKADVGFAMGIAGTDVAKEASDIILTDDNFSSIVKAVMWGRNVYDSISKFLQFQLTVNVVAVIVAFTGACITQDSPLKAVQMLWVNLIMDTFASLALATEPPTESLLLRKPYGRNKPLISRTMMKNILGHAVYQLVIIFTLLFVGEKIFDIDNGRDAPLHAPPSEHYTIIFNTFVLMQLFNEINARKIHGERNVFDGIFSNPIFCSIVLGTFAIQIVIVQFGGKPFSCSPLNVEQWLWCLFVGMGELIWGQVIASVPTNQLKFLKEAGLGPAADDITDEDLAEDEEEIDHAERELRRGQILWFRGLNRIQTQMEVVSTFKRSGSFQGAVRRRSSILSQLHDVTNTHTHIRVVRTFHSSLYDGMEKSDRPDQGQEFQAPPEFIISDAGCRIPLIDETDVDDQSERSDYNHVAHHQRKSPLRYPHRQQSLPVKLNCNNNTSERRVCV, via the exons CTGGAGGAACTGAGGAACCTGATGGAGGTCAGAGGAGCAGAGGCGCTCCAGAAAATACAGGAGAACTACAGGGACACTGAAGGACTCTGTCACAGACTGAAAACTTCGCCGACAGATG gtttATGGGACGTTCCTGCTGACCTGGAGAGACGGCGGCAGGTTTTTGGACAAAATTTCATCCCTCCGAAGAAGCCAAAGACATTTCTTCAGTTAGTGTGGGAGGCGCTGCAGGACGTCACGCTCATTATCCTCGAGATCGCCGCCATCATCTCACTCGGCCTGTCCTTCTATCGGCCGCCGGACGGAGACAGCGAAG CTTGCGTTAGCGTGTTGGGCGGAGTGGAGGATGAGGGCGAGGCCGAGGCCGGATGGATAGAGGGAGCGGCGATCCTCCTCTCCGTgctgtgtgtggtggtggtcaCCGCCTTTAACGACTGGAGTAAGGAGAAGCAGTTCCGCGGCCTTCAGAGCCGCATCGAGCAGGAGCAGCGTTTCAGCGTCGTCCGGAACGGCGTCGTCGTCCAGATCCCCGTCGCCGAGATGGTGGTCGGGGACGTGGCCCAAGTTAAATACG gcgATCTCCTCCCTGCAGACGGAGTTCTGATTCAGGGAAACGACCTGAAGATCGATGAGAGCTCCCTCACCGGAGAGTCGGATCACGTTCGGAAAGCCGTAGATCGAGATCCGATGCTGCTGTCAG GCACGCACGTGATGGAGGGATCAGGGAGAATGCTGGTGACCGCAGTCGGGATCAACTCCCAGACCGGAATTATCTTCACCCTCCTCGGAGCCGGAGAGGTCGAGGAGGAAAAGCGGGAGGTCAAAAAAG GGAATAAACAGGACGATGCCGTTGCCATGGAGATGCAGCCCCTCAAGAGTGCGGAGGGCGGAGAGatggaggaaaaagagagaaagaaagcgagcGTGACCAAAAAAGAGAAATCGGTGCTTCAGGGAAAGCTCACCAAACTGGCAGTGCAGATCGGGAAAGCGG GTTTGGTGATGTCAGCCATCACCGTGATCATCCTGATGCTTTACTTCGTGATAAAGACGTTCGTCGTTCAGGGCCGCTCGTGGCTCCCAGAGTGCACCCCTATATACGTCCAGTACTTCGTGAAGTTCTTCATCATCGGGGTGACTGTGTTGGTCGTGGCCGTCCCGGAAGGTTTGCCGCTCGCTGTGACCATCTCGCTGGCGTATTCTGTAAAG AAAATGATGAAGGACAACAATCTGGTGCGCCATCTGGATGCGTGCGAGACGATGGGCAACGCCACGGCGATCTGCTCGGACAAGACGGGAACGCTGACCACCAATCGCATGACGGCTGTCCAGATCTACGTAGGAGATCAACACTTGACGGAAATCCCGGAGCCGCACCACGTTAACACGCACACGCTGGAGCTGCTCGCCAGCGCCATCTCCATCAACAGCGCCTACACCTCCAAGATCACG gcaGCAGAGAAGGAGGGGGGTTTACCGAAGCAGGTAGGGAATAAGACGGAGTGTGCGCTGCTGGGTCTCGTGCTGGATCTGAAGCGTGATTACGAGTCTATACGAGAGCAGGTTCCGGAAGAGAACCTTTATAAGGTCTACACCTTCAACTCCGTCCGCAAGTCCATGAGCACCGTCATCCAGCTCCCAAACGGACACTTCCGCATCTACAGCAAAGGAGCATCCGAGATCCTGctcaaaaa GTGTTCTGCCATTTTGTCCCAGGGCGGTTCGGTGCGTCCGTTCGGACCTCGAGATCGCGACGAAATGGTGAAGAAGGTGATCGAGCCGATGGCGTGCGACGGCCTCCGTACGATCTGTGTCGCGTATCGCGACCTCCCTAACGATCCGCTGCCGGAGTGGGACGACGAGGCCGAGATCATCAACAACCTCATCTGCATTGCTGTGGTGGGAATCGAGGATCCAGTTCGGCCAGAG GTTCCAGATGCGATCCGGAAGTGCCAGAGGGCGGGAATCACGGTGAGAATGGTTACGGGAGATAACATCAACACAGCGCGTGCCATCGCTGCGAAATGCAGCATCATTAACGTCGGAGACGACTTCCTGTGCATGGAGGGGAAAGAGTTCAACCGGCGAATCAGGAACGAGAAAGGAGAG GTCGAGCAGGAGCGCATCGACAAGATCTGGCCCAAACTCAGGGTACTGGCTCGCTCATCTCCCACAGACAAACATACACTCGTCAAag gcatcATAGACAGCACTATAGGAGAACAGAGGCAGGTTGTGGCGGTGACCGGCGACGGTACGAATGACGGTCCTGCGCTGAAGAAAGCCGACGTTGGCTTTGCCATG ggTATTGCGGGGACAGACGTGGCGAAGGAGGCATCCGACATCATTTTGACAGATGATAACTTCAGCAGCATCGTGAAGGCGGTGATGTGGGGCCGAAACGTTTACGACAGCATCTCCAAATTCCTGCAGTTTCAGCTGACGGTCAATGTGGTGGCCGTTATAGTGGCTTTCACTGGAGCCTGTAttacacag gactcTCCTCTGAAGGCCGTGCAGATGTTGTGGGTGAACCTGATCATGGACACGTTTGCGTCTTTAGCTCTGGCCACCGAGCCTCCCACCGAGTCCCTCTTGTTACGGAAACCTTACGGCCGAAACAAGCCCCTCATCTCCAGGACCATGATGAAGAACATCCTCGGACACGCGGTGTATCAGCTCGTCATCATCTTTACACTTCTAtttgtcg GCGAGAAGATATTCGATATCGATAATGGCCGTGACGCTCCTCTCCACGCTCCTCCGTCTGAGCATTACACCATCATCTTTAACACTTTCGTCCTCATGCAGCTCTTTAACGAGATCAACGCACGGAAAATCCACGGCGAGAGGAATGTCTTCGACGGCATCTTTTCAAATCCCATCTTCTGCTCCATCGTACTCGGCACCTTTGCTATACAG ATTGTGATTGTGCAGTTTGGAGGAAAGCCGTTTAGCTGTTCGCCACTCAATGTGGAGCAGTGGCTCTGGTGTCTGTTTGTCGGAATGGGAGAACTGATCTGGGGTCAG GTGATTGCGTCTGTGCCAACGAATCAGCTGAAGTTTCTGAAGGAGGCGGGACTCGGCCCAGCGGCCGATGACATCACTGACGAAGATCTGgcagaggatgaggaagagattGATCACGCAGAGCGAGAGCTGAGACGAGGACAAATACTCTGGTTCAGAGGACTAAACCGCATTCAGACGCAG ATGGAAGTAGTCAGCACGTTTAAGCGCAGTGGCTCGTTTCAGGGTGCCGTCCGTCGTCGCTCCTCCATCCTCAGCCAGCTGCATGACgtaaccaacacacacacacac ATCCGAGTGGTGAGAACTTTCCACAGCTCTCTGTACGACGGAATGGAAAAATCGGACCGTCCTGACCAAGGCCAGGAATTCCAGGCCCCGCCCGAGTTCATCATCTCCGACGCCGGATGCAGGATCCCGCTCATCGACGAGACGGACGTAGACGACCAATCGGAACGCTCCGATTACAACCACGTGGCTCATCATCAGCGTAAGAGTCCTCTGCGTTACCCTCACCGTCAACAAAGCCTCCCCGTGAAGCTCAACTGCAACAACAACACGTCCgagagaagagtgtgtgtgtga
- the atp2b3a gene encoding plasma membrane calcium-transporting ATPase 3a isoform X3, translating into MGESVNSTVAFHPKKQRTDSGGHEGDFGVSLEELRNLMEVRGAEALQKIQENYRDTEGLCHRLKTSPTDGLWDVPADLERRRQVFGQNFIPPKKPKTFLQLVWEALQDVTLIILEIAAIISLGLSFYRPPDGDSEACVSVLGGVEDEGEAEAGWIEGAAILLSVLCVVVVTAFNDWSKEKQFRGLQSRIEQEQRFSVVRNGVVVQIPVAEMVVGDVAQVKYGDLLPADGVLIQGNDLKIDESSLTGESDHVRKAVDRDPMLLSGTHVMEGSGRMLVTAVGINSQTGIIFTLLGAGEVEEEKREVKKGKQDGALENNPNKGNKQDDAVAMEMQPLKSAEGGEMEEKERKKASVTKKEKSVLQGKLTKLAVQIGKAGLVMSAITVIILMLYFVIKTFVVQGRSWLPECTPIYVQYFVKFFIIGVTVLVVAVPEGLPLAVTISLAYSVKKMMKDNNLVRHLDACETMGNATAICSDKTGTLTTNRMTAVQIYVGDQHLTEIPEPHHVNTHTLELLASAISINSAYTSKITAAEKEGGLPKQVGNKTECALLGLVLDLKRDYESIREQVPEENLYKVYTFNSVRKSMSTVIQLPNGHFRIYSKGASEILLKKCSAILSQGGSVRPFGPRDRDEMVKKVIEPMACDGLRTICVAYRDLPNDPLPEWDDEAEIINNLICIAVVGIEDPVRPEVPDAIRKCQRAGITVRMVTGDNINTARAIAAKCSIINVGDDFLCMEGKEFNRRIRNEKGEVEQERIDKIWPKLRVLARSSPTDKHTLVKGIIDSTIGEQRQVVAVTGDGTNDGPALKKADVGFAMGIAGTDVAKEASDIILTDDNFSSIVKAVMWGRNVYDSISKFLQFQLTVNVVAVIVAFTGACITQDSPLKAVQMLWVNLIMDTFASLALATEPPTESLLLRKPYGRNKPLISRTMMKNILGHAVYQLVIIFTLLFVGEKIFDIDNGRDAPLHAPPSEHYTIIFNTFVLMQLFNEINARKIHGERNVFDGIFSNPIFCSIVLGTFAIQIVIVQFGGKPFSCSPLNVEQWLWCLFVGMGELIWGQVIASVPTNQLKFLKEAGLGPAADDITDEDLAEDEEEIDHAERELRRGQILWFRGLNRIQTQMEVVSTFKRSGSFQGAVRRRSSILSQLHDVTNTHTHIRVVRTFHSSLYDGMEKSDRPDQGQEFQAPPEFIISDAGCRIPLIDETDVDDQSERSDYNHVAHHQRKSPLRYPHRQQSLPVKLNCNNNTSERRVCV; encoded by the exons CTGGAGGAACTGAGGAACCTGATGGAGGTCAGAGGAGCAGAGGCGCTCCAGAAAATACAGGAGAACTACAGGGACACTGAAGGACTCTGTCACAGACTGAAAACTTCGCCGACAGATG gtttATGGGACGTTCCTGCTGACCTGGAGAGACGGCGGCAGGTTTTTGGACAAAATTTCATCCCTCCGAAGAAGCCAAAGACATTTCTTCAGTTAGTGTGGGAGGCGCTGCAGGACGTCACGCTCATTATCCTCGAGATCGCCGCCATCATCTCACTCGGCCTGTCCTTCTATCGGCCGCCGGACGGAGACAGCGAAG CTTGCGTTAGCGTGTTGGGCGGAGTGGAGGATGAGGGCGAGGCCGAGGCCGGATGGATAGAGGGAGCGGCGATCCTCCTCTCCGTgctgtgtgtggtggtggtcaCCGCCTTTAACGACTGGAGTAAGGAGAAGCAGTTCCGCGGCCTTCAGAGCCGCATCGAGCAGGAGCAGCGTTTCAGCGTCGTCCGGAACGGCGTCGTCGTCCAGATCCCCGTCGCCGAGATGGTGGTCGGGGACGTGGCCCAAGTTAAATACG gcgATCTCCTCCCTGCAGACGGAGTTCTGATTCAGGGAAACGACCTGAAGATCGATGAGAGCTCCCTCACCGGAGAGTCGGATCACGTTCGGAAAGCCGTAGATCGAGATCCGATGCTGCTGTCAG GCACGCACGTGATGGAGGGATCAGGGAGAATGCTGGTGACCGCAGTCGGGATCAACTCCCAGACCGGAATTATCTTCACCCTCCTCGGAGCCGGAGAGGTCGAGGAGGAAAAGCGGGAGGTCAAAAAAG GAAAACAAGATGGCGCTCTGGAGAACAATCCGAACAAAG GGAATAAACAGGACGATGCCGTTGCCATGGAGATGCAGCCCCTCAAGAGTGCGGAGGGCGGAGAGatggaggaaaaagagagaaagaaagcgagcGTGACCAAAAAAGAGAAATCGGTGCTTCAGGGAAAGCTCACCAAACTGGCAGTGCAGATCGGGAAAGCGG GTTTGGTGATGTCAGCCATCACCGTGATCATCCTGATGCTTTACTTCGTGATAAAGACGTTCGTCGTTCAGGGCCGCTCGTGGCTCCCAGAGTGCACCCCTATATACGTCCAGTACTTCGTGAAGTTCTTCATCATCGGGGTGACTGTGTTGGTCGTGGCCGTCCCGGAAGGTTTGCCGCTCGCTGTGACCATCTCGCTGGCGTATTCTGTAAAG AAAATGATGAAGGACAACAATCTGGTGCGCCATCTGGATGCGTGCGAGACGATGGGCAACGCCACGGCGATCTGCTCGGACAAGACGGGAACGCTGACCACCAATCGCATGACGGCTGTCCAGATCTACGTAGGAGATCAACACTTGACGGAAATCCCGGAGCCGCACCACGTTAACACGCACACGCTGGAGCTGCTCGCCAGCGCCATCTCCATCAACAGCGCCTACACCTCCAAGATCACG gcaGCAGAGAAGGAGGGGGGTTTACCGAAGCAGGTAGGGAATAAGACGGAGTGTGCGCTGCTGGGTCTCGTGCTGGATCTGAAGCGTGATTACGAGTCTATACGAGAGCAGGTTCCGGAAGAGAACCTTTATAAGGTCTACACCTTCAACTCCGTCCGCAAGTCCATGAGCACCGTCATCCAGCTCCCAAACGGACACTTCCGCATCTACAGCAAAGGAGCATCCGAGATCCTGctcaaaaa GTGTTCTGCCATTTTGTCCCAGGGCGGTTCGGTGCGTCCGTTCGGACCTCGAGATCGCGACGAAATGGTGAAGAAGGTGATCGAGCCGATGGCGTGCGACGGCCTCCGTACGATCTGTGTCGCGTATCGCGACCTCCCTAACGATCCGCTGCCGGAGTGGGACGACGAGGCCGAGATCATCAACAACCTCATCTGCATTGCTGTGGTGGGAATCGAGGATCCAGTTCGGCCAGAG GTTCCAGATGCGATCCGGAAGTGCCAGAGGGCGGGAATCACGGTGAGAATGGTTACGGGAGATAACATCAACACAGCGCGTGCCATCGCTGCGAAATGCAGCATCATTAACGTCGGAGACGACTTCCTGTGCATGGAGGGGAAAGAGTTCAACCGGCGAATCAGGAACGAGAAAGGAGAG GTCGAGCAGGAGCGCATCGACAAGATCTGGCCCAAACTCAGGGTACTGGCTCGCTCATCTCCCACAGACAAACATACACTCGTCAAag gcatcATAGACAGCACTATAGGAGAACAGAGGCAGGTTGTGGCGGTGACCGGCGACGGTACGAATGACGGTCCTGCGCTGAAGAAAGCCGACGTTGGCTTTGCCATG ggTATTGCGGGGACAGACGTGGCGAAGGAGGCATCCGACATCATTTTGACAGATGATAACTTCAGCAGCATCGTGAAGGCGGTGATGTGGGGCCGAAACGTTTACGACAGCATCTCCAAATTCCTGCAGTTTCAGCTGACGGTCAATGTGGTGGCCGTTATAGTGGCTTTCACTGGAGCCTGTAttacacag gactcTCCTCTGAAGGCCGTGCAGATGTTGTGGGTGAACCTGATCATGGACACGTTTGCGTCTTTAGCTCTGGCCACCGAGCCTCCCACCGAGTCCCTCTTGTTACGGAAACCTTACGGCCGAAACAAGCCCCTCATCTCCAGGACCATGATGAAGAACATCCTCGGACACGCGGTGTATCAGCTCGTCATCATCTTTACACTTCTAtttgtcg GCGAGAAGATATTCGATATCGATAATGGCCGTGACGCTCCTCTCCACGCTCCTCCGTCTGAGCATTACACCATCATCTTTAACACTTTCGTCCTCATGCAGCTCTTTAACGAGATCAACGCACGGAAAATCCACGGCGAGAGGAATGTCTTCGACGGCATCTTTTCAAATCCCATCTTCTGCTCCATCGTACTCGGCACCTTTGCTATACAG ATTGTGATTGTGCAGTTTGGAGGAAAGCCGTTTAGCTGTTCGCCACTCAATGTGGAGCAGTGGCTCTGGTGTCTGTTTGTCGGAATGGGAGAACTGATCTGGGGTCAG GTGATTGCGTCTGTGCCAACGAATCAGCTGAAGTTTCTGAAGGAGGCGGGACTCGGCCCAGCGGCCGATGACATCACTGACGAAGATCTGgcagaggatgaggaagagattGATCACGCAGAGCGAGAGCTGAGACGAGGACAAATACTCTGGTTCAGAGGACTAAACCGCATTCAGACGCAG ATGGAAGTAGTCAGCACGTTTAAGCGCAGTGGCTCGTTTCAGGGTGCCGTCCGTCGTCGCTCCTCCATCCTCAGCCAGCTGCATGACgtaaccaacacacacacacac ATCCGAGTGGTGAGAACTTTCCACAGCTCTCTGTACGACGGAATGGAAAAATCGGACCGTCCTGACCAAGGCCAGGAATTCCAGGCCCCGCCCGAGTTCATCATCTCCGACGCCGGATGCAGGATCCCGCTCATCGACGAGACGGACGTAGACGACCAATCGGAACGCTCCGATTACAACCACGTGGCTCATCATCAGCGTAAGAGTCCTCTGCGTTACCCTCACCGTCAACAAAGCCTCCCCGTGAAGCTCAACTGCAACAACAACACGTCCgagagaagagtgtgtgtgtga
- the atp2b3a gene encoding plasma membrane calcium-transporting ATPase 3a isoform X2 gives MGESVNSTVAFHPKKQRTDSGGHEGDFGVSLEELRNLMEVRGAEALQKIQENYRDTEGLCHRLKTSPTDGLWDVPADLERRRQVFGQNFIPPKKPKTFLQLVWEALQDVTLIILEIAAIISLGLSFYRPPDGDSEACVSVLGGVEDEGEAEAGWIEGAAILLSVLCVVVVTAFNDWSKEKQFRGLQSRIEQEQRFSVVRNGVVVQIPVAEMVVGDVAQVKYGDLLPADGVLIQGNDLKIDESSLTGESDHVRKAVDRDPMLLSGTHVMEGSGRMLVTAVGINSQTGIIFTLLGAGEVEEEKREVKKEVSSSSSIRFSGISTKTCSVVNGKQDGALENNPNKGNKQDDAVAMEMQPLKSAEGGEMEEKERKKASVTKKEKSVLQGKLTKLAVQIGKAGLVMSAITVIILMLYFVIKTFVVQGRSWLPECTPIYVQYFVKFFIIGVTVLVVAVPEGLPLAVTISLAYSVKKMMKDNNLVRHLDACETMGNATAICSDKTGTLTTNRMTAVQIYVGDQHLTEIPEPHHVNTHTLELLASAISINSAYTSKITAAEKEGGLPKQVGNKTECALLGLVLDLKRDYESIREQVPEENLYKVYTFNSVRKSMSTVIQLPNGHFRIYSKGASEILLKKCSAILSQGGSVRPFGPRDRDEMVKKVIEPMACDGLRTICVAYRDLPNDPLPEWDDEAEIINNLICIAVVGIEDPVRPEVPDAIRKCQRAGITVRMVTGDNINTARAIAAKCSIINVGDDFLCMEGKEFNRRIRNEKGEVEQERIDKIWPKLRVLARSSPTDKHTLVKGIIDSTIGEQRQVVAVTGDGTNDGPALKKADVGFAMGIAGTDVAKEASDIILTDDNFSSIVKAVMWGRNVYDSISKFLQFQLTVNVVAVIVAFTGACITQDSPLKAVQMLWVNLIMDTFASLALATEPPTESLLLRKPYGRNKPLISRTMMKNILGHAVYQLVIIFTLLFVGEKIFDIDNGRDAPLHAPPSEHYTIIFNTFVLMQLFNEINARKIHGERNVFDGIFSNPIFCSIVLGTFAIQIVIVQFGGKPFSCSPLNVEQWLWCLFVGMGELIWGQVIASVPTNQLKFLKEAGLGPAADDITDEDLAEDEEEIDHAERELRRGQILWFRGLNRIQTQMEVVSTFKRSGSFQGAVRRRSSILSQLHDIRVVRTFHSSLYDGMEKSDRPDQGQEFQAPPEFIISDAGCRIPLIDETDVDDQSERSDYNHVAHHQRKSPLRYPHRQQSLPVKLNCNNNTSERRVCV, from the exons CTGGAGGAACTGAGGAACCTGATGGAGGTCAGAGGAGCAGAGGCGCTCCAGAAAATACAGGAGAACTACAGGGACACTGAAGGACTCTGTCACAGACTGAAAACTTCGCCGACAGATG gtttATGGGACGTTCCTGCTGACCTGGAGAGACGGCGGCAGGTTTTTGGACAAAATTTCATCCCTCCGAAGAAGCCAAAGACATTTCTTCAGTTAGTGTGGGAGGCGCTGCAGGACGTCACGCTCATTATCCTCGAGATCGCCGCCATCATCTCACTCGGCCTGTCCTTCTATCGGCCGCCGGACGGAGACAGCGAAG CTTGCGTTAGCGTGTTGGGCGGAGTGGAGGATGAGGGCGAGGCCGAGGCCGGATGGATAGAGGGAGCGGCGATCCTCCTCTCCGTgctgtgtgtggtggtggtcaCCGCCTTTAACGACTGGAGTAAGGAGAAGCAGTTCCGCGGCCTTCAGAGCCGCATCGAGCAGGAGCAGCGTTTCAGCGTCGTCCGGAACGGCGTCGTCGTCCAGATCCCCGTCGCCGAGATGGTGGTCGGGGACGTGGCCCAAGTTAAATACG gcgATCTCCTCCCTGCAGACGGAGTTCTGATTCAGGGAAACGACCTGAAGATCGATGAGAGCTCCCTCACCGGAGAGTCGGATCACGTTCGGAAAGCCGTAGATCGAGATCCGATGCTGCTGTCAG GCACGCACGTGATGGAGGGATCAGGGAGAATGCTGGTGACCGCAGTCGGGATCAACTCCCAGACCGGAATTATCTTCACCCTCCTCGGAGCCGGAGAGGTCGAGGAGGAAAAGCGGGAGGTCAAAAAAG AGGTCAGTAGTAGCTCTTCCATCCGGTTTTCGGGCATTTCTACCAAAACGTGCAGCGTTGTTAATG GAAAACAAGATGGCGCTCTGGAGAACAATCCGAACAAAG GGAATAAACAGGACGATGCCGTTGCCATGGAGATGCAGCCCCTCAAGAGTGCGGAGGGCGGAGAGatggaggaaaaagagagaaagaaagcgagcGTGACCAAAAAAGAGAAATCGGTGCTTCAGGGAAAGCTCACCAAACTGGCAGTGCAGATCGGGAAAGCGG GTTTGGTGATGTCAGCCATCACCGTGATCATCCTGATGCTTTACTTCGTGATAAAGACGTTCGTCGTTCAGGGCCGCTCGTGGCTCCCAGAGTGCACCCCTATATACGTCCAGTACTTCGTGAAGTTCTTCATCATCGGGGTGACTGTGTTGGTCGTGGCCGTCCCGGAAGGTTTGCCGCTCGCTGTGACCATCTCGCTGGCGTATTCTGTAAAG AAAATGATGAAGGACAACAATCTGGTGCGCCATCTGGATGCGTGCGAGACGATGGGCAACGCCACGGCGATCTGCTCGGACAAGACGGGAACGCTGACCACCAATCGCATGACGGCTGTCCAGATCTACGTAGGAGATCAACACTTGACGGAAATCCCGGAGCCGCACCACGTTAACACGCACACGCTGGAGCTGCTCGCCAGCGCCATCTCCATCAACAGCGCCTACACCTCCAAGATCACG gcaGCAGAGAAGGAGGGGGGTTTACCGAAGCAGGTAGGGAATAAGACGGAGTGTGCGCTGCTGGGTCTCGTGCTGGATCTGAAGCGTGATTACGAGTCTATACGAGAGCAGGTTCCGGAAGAGAACCTTTATAAGGTCTACACCTTCAACTCCGTCCGCAAGTCCATGAGCACCGTCATCCAGCTCCCAAACGGACACTTCCGCATCTACAGCAAAGGAGCATCCGAGATCCTGctcaaaaa GTGTTCTGCCATTTTGTCCCAGGGCGGTTCGGTGCGTCCGTTCGGACCTCGAGATCGCGACGAAATGGTGAAGAAGGTGATCGAGCCGATGGCGTGCGACGGCCTCCGTACGATCTGTGTCGCGTATCGCGACCTCCCTAACGATCCGCTGCCGGAGTGGGACGACGAGGCCGAGATCATCAACAACCTCATCTGCATTGCTGTGGTGGGAATCGAGGATCCAGTTCGGCCAGAG GTTCCAGATGCGATCCGGAAGTGCCAGAGGGCGGGAATCACGGTGAGAATGGTTACGGGAGATAACATCAACACAGCGCGTGCCATCGCTGCGAAATGCAGCATCATTAACGTCGGAGACGACTTCCTGTGCATGGAGGGGAAAGAGTTCAACCGGCGAATCAGGAACGAGAAAGGAGAG GTCGAGCAGGAGCGCATCGACAAGATCTGGCCCAAACTCAGGGTACTGGCTCGCTCATCTCCCACAGACAAACATACACTCGTCAAag gcatcATAGACAGCACTATAGGAGAACAGAGGCAGGTTGTGGCGGTGACCGGCGACGGTACGAATGACGGTCCTGCGCTGAAGAAAGCCGACGTTGGCTTTGCCATG ggTATTGCGGGGACAGACGTGGCGAAGGAGGCATCCGACATCATTTTGACAGATGATAACTTCAGCAGCATCGTGAAGGCGGTGATGTGGGGCCGAAACGTTTACGACAGCATCTCCAAATTCCTGCAGTTTCAGCTGACGGTCAATGTGGTGGCCGTTATAGTGGCTTTCACTGGAGCCTGTAttacacag gactcTCCTCTGAAGGCCGTGCAGATGTTGTGGGTGAACCTGATCATGGACACGTTTGCGTCTTTAGCTCTGGCCACCGAGCCTCCCACCGAGTCCCTCTTGTTACGGAAACCTTACGGCCGAAACAAGCCCCTCATCTCCAGGACCATGATGAAGAACATCCTCGGACACGCGGTGTATCAGCTCGTCATCATCTTTACACTTCTAtttgtcg GCGAGAAGATATTCGATATCGATAATGGCCGTGACGCTCCTCTCCACGCTCCTCCGTCTGAGCATTACACCATCATCTTTAACACTTTCGTCCTCATGCAGCTCTTTAACGAGATCAACGCACGGAAAATCCACGGCGAGAGGAATGTCTTCGACGGCATCTTTTCAAATCCCATCTTCTGCTCCATCGTACTCGGCACCTTTGCTATACAG ATTGTGATTGTGCAGTTTGGAGGAAAGCCGTTTAGCTGTTCGCCACTCAATGTGGAGCAGTGGCTCTGGTGTCTGTTTGTCGGAATGGGAGAACTGATCTGGGGTCAG GTGATTGCGTCTGTGCCAACGAATCAGCTGAAGTTTCTGAAGGAGGCGGGACTCGGCCCAGCGGCCGATGACATCACTGACGAAGATCTGgcagaggatgaggaagagattGATCACGCAGAGCGAGAGCTGAGACGAGGACAAATACTCTGGTTCAGAGGACTAAACCGCATTCAGACGCAG ATGGAAGTAGTCAGCACGTTTAAGCGCAGTGGCTCGTTTCAGGGTGCCGTCCGTCGTCGCTCCTCCATCCTCAGCCAGCTGCATGAC ATCCGAGTGGTGAGAACTTTCCACAGCTCTCTGTACGACGGAATGGAAAAATCGGACCGTCCTGACCAAGGCCAGGAATTCCAGGCCCCGCCCGAGTTCATCATCTCCGACGCCGGATGCAGGATCCCGCTCATCGACGAGACGGACGTAGACGACCAATCGGAACGCTCCGATTACAACCACGTGGCTCATCATCAGCGTAAGAGTCCTCTGCGTTACCCTCACCGTCAACAAAGCCTCCCCGTGAAGCTCAACTGCAACAACAACACGTCCgagagaagagtgtgtgtgtga